CACCTGTCATTTTTAACATTTGTCTACGTGTGAATTTTTTATCAAGTAGTTTTTCATCATTATTTGTTTCAGTCATTGTTTAATCACTCCATAATAATTCCCATTTGGCTTAATGGTTCACCTAAGTGGTTAACAGCTTCAGCTAAAGCCTTTGTATCTTCTTTCGTTAGTTTTGTATATAAAACATAGCCACCGTCTTTTGTTTCATATTTTGCTAACAAGTCATTTACTGCTTTGAACTTTTCAGTTAAATCATTTGCTAATTTTGGATCTTTATTTTTAATTTGAGGTTCTAAAGTAGTGAAGATTTTTTCGGCACCTTCCACATTCGCTTTAAAGTCATAAAGGTCAGTGTGAGAGAAAATTTCTTCTTCCCCTGTAATTTTAGAAGTAGATACTTCGTTTAATAAGTCAACAGCACCAGTCATCATAAGGTCGGGCGTTACCTCAACAGTCTCCACCCGTGCACGTAATTCTTTTGCGTCAGCAAGAAGTTTGTCTGCTACTTTCTCATAACCTTTTGTTGTGTTTTCTTTCCATAGACCGTATTCAATTTTGTGGTAACCAGTCCAATCTTCTTCCCCTTGTCCTTCTGCTTTTAAATCTGCAAGACGAGCATCAATACGAGGGTCAAGGTCGCCAAATCTTTCTGCGATTGGTTCAGAACGTTCATAGTACATACGAGCGGTTGGATAGATTTCTTTTGCTTTTGCAACATCGCCAGATTTTACAGCTTTCACGAATTTTTCAGTTTCAATTGTGAATTTGTCTAATTGTTCAAGAGCAAAATCTTTATATGCATTCACTTCTTTTTGTAAAACAGCAGATGATTTGGCACCTGTAGTATCTTCTGTTTTTGTTTTGGAGGCATCCTTCTTAGCAGTGTCTGAACTATTACAGCCAGTCAGAACAACGCTCCCTGCTAATAAAATGGCCGCTAAAGATTTAACTTTCATTCTGATCCTTCTTTCTATTAAATTATTTCTCGGTTCGGTTTCATTAATAATAATGATAATCATTATCAATGATAAAATCAATAGAATTGTTGAAAGAAGTTAAAAGAGTGGATTGATGCAAGAACCTATAAAACGAAATTTGAGATATTAAAATTCGGACTTTTTATCATATTTTCATATATATGAGGGGAAGAAAACAATATGTCACAAGTCTAAAAAGTGTAATTAGTTAGATCAGGCTTGTTTCAACGAATGTTACTAAATTATTTGGATAGATTTTGTTGCAATCAATTGCAGTAAAACTTTTTGTCTATGTATAATCGTCTTTTATATGTATACAGGAAAATTCCCAAAAGGAGCTCTAGGAATGAAAAAAAGAAAAGCGCAGCTACATTATGATGATGATTTATTATCATTTATTCGAGCAAATAAAAAACAACTATATTGGCTAGCGTATAGTTATGTGAAAAATGAACAAGATGCGTTAGATATTATTCAAGAAAGTATTCAAAAGTCTATGCGATATTATGATCAACTAATGGAGAAGGAAAAGTTAAAAAGTTGGTTTTATAAAATAGTCGTCAATACATCGCTTGATTTCTTAAAGAAAAATCGTAATTTGCCAACTGAAGATGATACCTTACTATTTTTGACACCATCACAAGAAGATCATTATGAAAATATTGACCTTCAACAAGCTTTATCGACATTACCGACAAAATATCGTGAAGTTGTCATATTACGTTTCTTTGAAGATATGAAAATAGAAGAAGTAAGCTATGTTCTCAATGAAAACACAAACACCATTAAAACTAGATTGTACAAAGCATTGAAACTTTTGCGAATTGAACTTCAAGAGGAAGAAGGCGAGTAATACCATGGATAAAAAACTAAAGGAATTAAAAAATCAATATGAAAGTATCCCTATTCCAGACAATTTGGATGAAGTGGTTGAAACAGCTATTAAAAATGGAAGAAAGAAAAAAACCGTACCAAGATGGCTAGTTAGTACCGTAGCAACAGTGGCAATTTTCACTGTTGGAGTAAACATTAGTCCAGCAATGGCTAAAACATTAGATGATATACCGGTCATTAATAAAGTAGCAAAAATTCTTACTTTCCGTGAATATAAAGTAAAAGAAAAAACGTATGATGCGGATATTAAAGTACCGCATATTAAGGGTTTAAATGATAATAAGTTAGAATCTAAGCTAAACGAAAAATATATTGAAGATGGGAAAAAGCTTTATAGTGATTTTAAAGACACCGTTGCAGATTTAAAGAAAAATGGTGGGGGACATTATGGTGTAGCTAGCGGTTACTCTGTAATGCTAAATGATGATCAGCTCGTATCAATCGGTAGATATGTTGTAAACACTGCAGCTTCTTCTTCTACAACGATGAAATACGATACCATTGATAAAGAAAATAAAGTCGTTCTAAGTCTGCCAATGCTATTTAAAGACGATTCCTACATCCATACCATTTCTAACTATATCGTAGAACAGATGAAGAAAGAAATGAAAGAATCTAAGATGGAAAAGATGTATTGGATAAAGGGTGCAGGAGTACCTGATGAGGATTTAGTTGATAATTTCAAAGAAATCAAAGCAAATCAAAATTTCTATATTAATAAACACCATCAGTTGGTTATTGCTTTTGATAAATACGAAGTAGCACCAGGATATATGGGGTTAGTTGAGTTTAAGATTCCGACCAAACTGATTCAAAAAGACTTAGTAAGTAATCAGTATATTAAATAGTAATTGATAAACCAACCTATGTGTAGAAATGAATCATCATAAAAAACATGGAGCTGTTCAGAAAGTTATTTCATAACCCTTTAACATTAGAGAAAATTGTACCTTTGTCTGGTTCTAATCCGTTGATTTCCGTTCTGGGCCTCAACTTCAAGCCAATTCCACAGGAGTCATCAACCGAAACGTAGATCAACTTTTATAAAATTCCAAAGAAAAATTGCTCTTCTTCACAAAAATGAGGAAGAGCAATTTTTTACGAATCAAACAACTAGATCTTTTATAAAATTATACTTATCAGACAGCGCCGTGTTTTTGTTAGAGGTTAATTTTAATCTAGATACTCTTTTAATTCATTTTCCAAAAATGGTTTCGCTGACAAAAATTCAGTAAATGCATTATAACGTGCTTTTTGAACAATAGTTGGCTTTTTACCAGTATAGTAAGCACGAATTAAGATATTCTTAGGTGTGTGCTCCATATCGATAAATTCTAGAAGTTGTGCATCATAGCCTACAAGATTCAAAATTTCAGCACGAATTGAATCTGTTGCAAGCGCAGCAAAACGTTCTTTAATAATACCGTGTTGTAACATAATATCGAGTGGCGTTGATTGCAGTTGACGATTTAGTTCATGTTGACAGCAAGGGACACTTAAAATGACACGAGCCCCCCATTTTACAGCACGAGCTAAAGCCATATCCGTTGCAACATCACAAGCATGAAGCGTTACGACCATATCAACAGAAGTCTCATTATTATAATTATTAATATCTCCAACTAAAAATTCAAGTTGACCGTACTGCAGGTCTTTTGCAATTTTTGAACATTCCTCAATAACTTCTTTTTTCAAATCAAGACCTGTCACACGAATATCTAATCCTTGTTCAACTTTTAAGTAATGATAGAGAGCAAATGTTAAATATGATTTTCCAGAGCCAAAATCTAAAATACGTATTGTACGATTCTTTGGTAAGTAGTCAAGTGAATCGTGGATAAATTCGATAAAGCGGTTAATCTGCTTAAATTTATCATATTTCTGCTTTTTCACTTTGCCTTCGGGAGATTGAACACCCAGGCGAATTAAGAATGGATACGGTTGTTCAGGATCCAGTAAATAATTTTTCTTACGGTTATGTGCTAAATTCACTGTTTTCTTTTCCGTTTTTTCAGCTTTCCATAGTACTTTATTTTTCTTAGAAAGTTGAACGTGAACTTTTTCAGAGATAAATTCTCCTTGGAATTGGCGAAATTGCTCAAATAAATTATTTAAATGATTTCCTATCAAAGATAGGGGGATATTTTCATGTTTTAAAACACGTTCAAATTGATATTCTAATTGAACATGGTAGCTTCCTTTTAGTTTAATTGGTTTCAGCTTAACACGTTTTAAATCACTAGATTTTGTACGTGGTTGGCTGATAGTAGCTGATATAAGTTCTTCTTTCAATAAGTATTCCAGCAATAGTTGTTTCATTTCACTAAAATCCATTATCTGTCGCCTTCTTTATCATTTAATCATTGGCATAAGTGTATCATAATTTTGGATTTTCTAAACTGAGAAGGAAGATTTGCTACTTTTTATCGATATACGAAAGTGTTTTACCAGTCCAACCTGCAATGACAGTTAGTATTGGAGAGAGCAGGCAGAATAGTGCGAAAGGGAAGTACTCCCAAGTAGAAACAGATAACACCTTTGTGATGAATATCCCGCATACACTCCATGGGACAAGTGGGTTTACAACTGTTCCTGCATCTTCTGCAACTCGTGCTAAGTTTTTGTTTTTTAAACCTAGTTTTTGAAATTGTGATTGGAATGCTTGTCCGGTTAATAAGATAGAAA
This window of the Rummeliibacillus pycnus genome carries:
- the efeO gene encoding iron uptake system protein EfeO, whose product is MKVKSLAAILLAGSVVLTGCNSSDTAKKDASKTKTEDTTGAKSSAVLQKEVNAYKDFALEQLDKFTIETEKFVKAVKSGDVAKAKEIYPTARMYYERSEPIAERFGDLDPRIDARLADLKAEGQGEEDWTGYHKIEYGLWKENTTKGYEKVADKLLADAKELRARVETVEVTPDLMMTGAVDLLNEVSTSKITGEEEIFSHTDLYDFKANVEGAEKIFTTLEPQIKNKDPKLANDLTEKFKAVNDLLAKYETKDGGYVLYTKLTKEDTKALAEAVNHLGEPLSQMGIIME
- a CDS encoding DUF3298 and DUF4163 domain-containing protein translates to MDKKLKELKNQYESIPIPDNLDEVVETAIKNGRKKKTVPRWLVSTVATVAIFTVGVNISPAMAKTLDDIPVINKVAKILTFREYKVKEKTYDADIKVPHIKGLNDNKLESKLNEKYIEDGKKLYSDFKDTVADLKKNGGGHYGVASGYSVMLNDDQLVSIGRYVVNTAASSSTTMKYDTIDKENKVVLSLPMLFKDDSYIHTISNYIVEQMKKEMKESKMEKMYWIKGAGVPDEDLVDNFKEIKANQNFYINKHHQLVIAFDKYEVAPGYMGLVEFKIPTKLIQKDLVSNQYIK
- a CDS encoding RNA polymerase sigma factor → MKKRKAQLHYDDDLLSFIRANKKQLYWLAYSYVKNEQDALDIIQESIQKSMRYYDQLMEKEKLKSWFYKIVVNTSLDFLKKNRNLPTEDDTLLFLTPSQEDHYENIDLQQALSTLPTKYREVVILRFFEDMKIEEVSYVLNENTNTIKTRLYKALKLLRIELQEEEGE
- a CDS encoding class I SAM-dependent methyltransferase, producing MDFSEMKQLLLEYLLKEELISATISQPRTKSSDLKRVKLKPIKLKGSYHVQLEYQFERVLKHENIPLSLIGNHLNNLFEQFRQFQGEFISEKVHVQLSKKNKVLWKAEKTEKKTVNLAHNRKKNYLLDPEQPYPFLIRLGVQSPEGKVKKQKYDKFKQINRFIEFIHDSLDYLPKNRTIRILDFGSGKSYLTFALYHYLKVEQGLDIRVTGLDLKKEVIEECSKIAKDLQYGQLEFLVGDINNYNNETSVDMVVTLHACDVATDMALARAVKWGARVILSVPCCQHELNRQLQSTPLDIMLQHGIIKERFAALATDSIRAEILNLVGYDAQLLEFIDMEHTPKNILIRAYYTGKKPTIVQKARYNAFTEFLSAKPFLENELKEYLD